The DNA window GCGTCCTCGGCGCACCCCGCGCCCCCTGGAATGCTATATCCCGCTCCAGCAGGTGCCCCGATGAGTTCCAAGGTGCGCGACCGCATGGTGCACGGAGCGGCCGACATGATGCGGCGCCGCGGCGTGAACGCCATGAGCGTCCGCGACCTCGCCGTCCACACCGGCGCCCCCCTCGGGTCGACCTACCACTACTTCCCCGGCGGCAAGCAGCAGCTCGCCGAGGAAGCCGTGCGGTTCTCGGGCCGGAGCATCCACCGCCTGCTGGAGCGCGCCCTGGAGGCCGGTCCCGTCGAGGGCGCCCGCGCCTTCCTGACCCTGTGGCGCGAGGTCGTGGTGAGCAACGACTTCCGCGCGGGCTGCCCGGTCCTCGCCGTGACCATCGAGGAGCCGCCGCCGGGCGAGGCCTCGTCGCCCGCGCTGATCGCTGCCGACGAGGTCTTCCGGGACTGGGAGTCGTTGCTCGTCGCGTCCCTCACGCAGCACGGCGTCGACCCCGCGCGCGCCTCGACCCTGGCGACCCTCATCGTCGCCGCGACCGAAGGCACCGTGGCCATGTGCCGTGCCCGTCAGAGCATCGAGCCGCTCGACGCCGTCACCCGCGAGCTGCTCGCCCTCCTCGAAGCCGCCGTGGGCTGAGCGGCAACGACGGAGAAGTCCCTCGAAGTGAATCACCTCGGAGACGGTTCGCTCCTGCGACCGGACCTGCGTGGTCCGCCCGCGGCAGAGGCCTTCCGCGCCACCTGCACCATCCCCTGGAATGCGAATGACTCCGACGACTGGCCTGGCCTATGAATCCGGCCCATGTACCACCTCTTCAACGAGCTAGCGCACAGCTACGATCTCCACACCCCTCCCGAGAACTTCCAGCACGACCACGCCTTCGTGCTCGAGGAGGCGAGGTCGCTGGGGACGCCCTGTCGGCTGCTCGACGTCGGCTGCGGGACGGGGGCGCTCCTCGAGAAGGCCCGCAACGCTGGCATCCTTGCCACGGGCATCGACGCATCTCCAAAGATGGTCGAGCTCGCTCAGGCGCGCGTCGGCCAGGAGGCGGTCACCCTGCGGCGCATGGAAGAGATCGATGAGGAGGGCGCCTACGACCTCGTCGTCTCGCTCTGCTGGACGATTCATTACAGCGCCGGCCGTGCTGGCCTCCTGGACGTCCTGAAGCGCATTCACCGCGCACTACGCCCCGGCGGACGAGGCATCATCCAGATCGCCCACGCGGCCCACGCGCCAAAGCGAACCCTGGAGAGCCGCATCCCAGGGCCGAACGGTGAACCGGACGACGTCGTGATGCTCTTCCGGTTCCGCCCGGCGCCCACCGAGGAGCCATCAATGCACGCGGAGTATGTCTATGCCTGCAAGTCGCTGAACGAGTTGCTCTACGAGAATCACTTGCTGAGCATGACCGACGCCCACGCCTTCGCCGCATGCGCCCGTGAGGCTGGCTTTGCCCAGGTCACGGTGTATGACTCGTCGAAGCGGGCTCCCTTCAGCGCGGCGCCGAATCCCCTCGTGTGCGTCGAGAAGGCCCACGACGTCGGCCGGTGAACCAGCGATCGTGCGCCTGAATGCAGCGTGCCACTGGACTGACGGTGTGCCTGGACGCGCCCATCTCCCCCTGGACGTCGTCCCTCACCCGGACGGCGTGTCGGCGCCCGCAGGGAGACCCTCGCCGTCGGCGACCGCGCGGATCTGACCATTCTCGAGCGCAATCTGCCGATCGGCCACGCCGAAGAACTGATCGTCGTGGCTGACGGCCAGGATCGACTTTCCCTGCGCCCGGAGTTCCGGCAACAGCTCGGTGTAGTAGTACCTGCGCAGCTCGGGATCTTGATGCGCTGCCCACTCGTCGAGCAGGAAAATCGGACGATCTTCGAGCAACGCAATCACCATGGAGAGGCGCTTGGCCTGACCGCTCGACAGCGCGAGCTTCGTGAACCGCCCGTCCTCGAACCGCGTCACGTGTTCGAGCCCGAACCGCTTGAGCAAGGCCCTCACCCGGTCCGGCTCTGCCCGGATGCCATAGGGCTTCGGGAAGAGGTGCTGGTCGCTGAAGATCGCGGTGAACAGCGCGCGGTAACGCTCCAGATCGTGCGCGCCGATGCGCCTTTCGTCCACCTGGATGCTCCCCGTTCCAGGAGGGTACAGCCCGCAGAGCGTCTTCATGAGCGTGGTCTTCCCGCTGCCATTTCCTCCCGTGATGAAGACGATCTCTCCTCGCCGGAGCTCCAGATCGATCGGCCCCACCGTGAACGAAGGCTCCTTCGCCTTGCCGTAGGTGAACGAGACGCCATGGAGGGTGATTCGCTCGAACGCCATCGGCGTGGCGTCCACCTGCTCGGCCGCTGCGCGGGCAGCCGCTGCGCGGATGGCCTCTGCGTGTTCGGCCTCTGCGTCCTCGGCCCCTGTGCCTTCAGCGCCCATGCCTTCGGCCTCGGTGCGTTCGGCCTCCAGGGCAGGGTCGGGGCGCAGCTTCCCGCCAAGCTCGACCAGACGCTCGTAGGCGAGGTTCGCGCTCGTCAAGACGTGCGTCTGACTCGCGAAGAAGATGACCGGACCCACCATCATGTAGAGCATGAGGGCGACCGAGAAGAGCGAGGCAGGATCCGGTGTGCTGTTCGACGGGATCACGAAGAGAATCAGCGCCGTGACCAGGTGGATGAACCCCGAGCTGCCCAGGACCTCGCGGCCCATCGCCGCGTCGAGGCGCAGCCGGCCTTCCGTCACACGCTGGCTGCGCTCCTTGAGGTCCGCGAGGACGGCGTTTCCGGTCCGTTCGTCGAGCTTGATCTGCTTGAAGCCCTCCAGCATCTGCCCGAGGAGCGCATTGAACGACGCCCGGTCGTTCGACATCTGCCGGGTGGCCGCGCGGCTCTTCGCGAACTCCGCCGCGAGCATCGGCAGCGTCAGGACGCCGGTGACGGCCACCGCGACCGCGCTGGAGAGCGACGTGAGCATCACGTAGAGCAAGCCCGGGACGAGCATCGTCGCCATCTGCAGGAAGGCGACACCCTGCCCGAAGAAGATGCTCACCTGCTCGACCTGCTGCGTGTGCGCCGCCGACGCCTCCCCCGCCTCCTCGACCGCGCGCAGCTCAGCGGACACGATCTGGCGGGTCACGCGGACCCGCAGGGATGCGAGGGCGTGCTGGAGCTGCGCCATGAGCCCCCCGGCCCCGACCCGCAGCAGCGTGTAGATCGCGACGATGGCGATGACGAACGTGATCACCAGGGTGCGGTGACTCTCCGACCCGGGTGTCGCCCCGAGGGCCTGCGCCACCAGGGTCAAGACGCCCGTCATCAGCACGCTGGAGGCGGTGAGGCAGACGGCGAACCGGACGGCCTGGCGCCGTTCCTTCCGGTCGAGGATGCGGAGCGCCGGGATCATGCCTCGCTCACGAGCTTCCCGTCGCGGAAAGCGAGGCGCCGGTCGGCGACCGAGAAATACTGTTCATCGTGCGTCACGGCGATCACCGTCTTCCCCTTGCGCTTCAGCGCTGGAAGCAGCTTGCGGTAGAAGGTGGCGCGGAACGCGGGATCCTGATCGGCCGCCCACTCGTCGAGGACCAGGATGGGCCGATCCTGGAGGAGCGCGACCACCATGGCCAGCCGCTTGCGCTGGCCCGTGGACAGCTCGACCGTCGAGAACCTCCCCGCCGCGAACGACACCTTGTGCGCGATCTCCATCTCCTCGAGGAGCGCCGTGACGCGGGCCGGATCCACGTCCTCCATCCCGTAGAGCCGCTCGAAGACGACGAAGTCACTCAGGATCACGCCGAAGAGATTGCGGTACGCCTCGGGCGCCACGCGCGGCAGCGTGTGACCGTCGCAGGAGAGCGTCCCGGCATCGGGCGCGTAAAGGCCGGTCAAGAGCTTCAGGAACGTCGATTTGCCGCTCCCGTTGTTGCCCGTCACGAAGACGATGTCGCCTCGGGGGATCGTCGCCTCCAGCGGTCCCACCTGGAAGCCCCGCCGCGGCGCGCCGACCTCCCCTGGCGTGCGATAGCGGTAGGTCAGCCCATGAACTCCGAGTGACGTGAACCCCTCGACGAGATGGTCGTCGATCGCGGGTTCGGCCGCCGTGGCCGCTGTGGCTGCGGTGGCCGGCGTGGCGCCCGAGGCATCGAGCTGGCTCTCGAGCGCCCTGACGCGGGCGAGCGCAGCGGAGGCGGCGGCGAGCTCGGGCTGGTTCTTGAAGACCATCCCCATCGCTCCCGAGATGTACCAGACCGTCATCACCAGCTCGCCGGTCGTCGTCGCGTCCGTCGAGAAGAGGATCGGAAACCCGATCACGATGAACGCCTGGAGCGAGAAGAAGAAGGCGAAGCCCAGGGCATCTTCCGCGTAATAGCGCCGGAAGGTCTCCGCCTGCTCGCTGGACAGCTTCGTCGCGTGCTCACGAACGTCCGCGAGGATCGCCTCCCGCCGTCCTCGGTGGACCTTGACCTGCTTGATTCCCCGCACGAGGCCTGCGCCGATCGCCAGAAGCTCTGCCTTCACCACCTCGGCGCGCTGGAAACCCTTCCGCAGCGTTGCGCCCTTGTGCACCGTCATGGCGGTCAGGAGCGCGAGGGCGCCGAACCCGAAGACCGCTGCCTCCACCGAGCGCATCATGAAGTAGAGGAACGCCAGGATCACGAGCCCCGCCGATTTCAGCACCCCCATGAGCAGCGCGCCTGCCCCCAGGACGCGGTCGACGTCCGTCGTCAGCCGCGCCAGGATCGACGCGCCGCCGAGGGCCTCGAACTGAGCGAGATCGACGTGCCTCGTCTTGTCGAGGATCTGGAGCGTCATCCGGGAGAGGACGCGGTTGTAGCTCTGCGACACCACCCGGAGGACGCGCGCGAAGGAGATGATCGACGCGCTCGCGGCGACCCCGAAGAGGAACATCTCGCGCGTGGGGAACCCCCCGTCCCTGTACACACGGATCACCTCGTTGATGCTGTAGAGGACGATCACGTCGGAGATGGCTGCGATGGCGAGGTCGATCGCCACCTGCCGTCTGCCCTCGCCAGGCCCCGAGCGAACGAGGCTCCAGAGCGACGCGACGTTATCGCTCAGCGATCCCGGCTGGTGCTCCGCCAAAGCTCCACTCCTGTCCTGCCCCTCACCCCATCGTGTACGCGAGCCGCGCGGCCGCGATCACCCTTCGGCTGCGGGGATGAAGCGGATCGTGGCACCTCGCGCGATGAAATCGATGTGAGGGATCCGGAGGCCCTTTCCGATCCCGATGTACGCGCCCCCCGCGCTCTTGTGCAGCAGCGAGTTCACCCCGAAGGGCTCGGCAGCCTCCGCGTCGGCGCAGCCAAGCCCGAACTCGGTCGCGGCCATCCCACGCTCCTCGCCCTGGGACAGCCCTGCGAGCGCACTCGTGACGTCCACGCCGCCGACGACCAGGCGATCGATGACGTTGTCCGCGAAGCGGACGAGGTTTGCACCCTCCCGGGAGCGCCGCATGAACTCGTCCAGCATCCCGCCCCAGCGCTCCTTCAGCGCCGCGCTGTTCGAGAGATGGATGAAGCCATCGAAGGGAAGCTCGCCCTCCACCCAGAACGTCGAACGCTCGCCCTCCAGGTTGACCACCGACGCCTCGAGGAACTCGGCGACCGAGTAGAGGAACCCCTGCTCCAGGGTGTCGCCGCAGTTGCCGACCTCGACCTCGTCGCCGATGTGACATCGGAGGACCCCCTCGCCCGACGCGATCTCGACCGATGCGGACGAGAAAAGCTGCTCGTAGGCCTCGGCCCGACGCTTCAGCGCCGCGTCGGTGTCCACCGCGAGGACCCGCGCGAGCCCCGCGCGCAGCCTGGAGAGCCCGCCGTCGAACTTGGCCAGCGCGAGGTGCATCAGCGGCGTGCCCGACCTCTCCCAGAGCCCGTGGAGCGCGTCGACGTTCCCCATCTGCGCGACGATCACCAGCGCAGGATCCTCCGACGGCGAATCGAAATCGAAGGCCTCGAACGGCACGGTCCGGAAGCCCAGCTCCGACACCACGGCGGCAGCCTCCGCGTCGTCGACGACGACCGGCATCCCCCGCCCCCGGAGCAGCGCGTAAAAATCGCTCGCGTTCATGATGGCCCCTTCACCAGAGCGGATACCGATCGTCCGGCGGCCGCCCATCTTCCTTACGGCGGCCCTTCGCAGAACGATAGATGAATGCCGCGAGCACGACCGCAATCACCCCGGCGGCACCGAACCAGAGGCTCATGTGGCACCTCCCTCGACGAGGGCCTGCGTCAGCACCTCGTTCCCCTCGTCGGTCAGGTGGACTCGATCCACGAAGATCCAGCGCCCGTCGAGATCCAGCGCCGACAGCGTCGCGTTCATGTCGAGGAACGGTATCTCCTGGGTGCGGCAGATGTCCGCGAGACTCTTCGAGAACCAGGCATACTGGGCGAGGTCCATCTTCTCCCGGAGGATCTGCCGCCACGCCTCGCCCTGCTGATCGTCGAGATCGGCGAACAGGCGCGTCTCCTCTGGCGAGGGCTTCTTCCGCACCCACCCCGCGAGGGGCTGGAGCACGTAGCAAAGCTCGAACTGGAGCGCGCCCGACAGCAGCTTCCAGGTCGAAAGATCCCGCTCGATCGCATGGAGCAGGTCGGTCTTCTGCGCGTCGTGGTCCACGATCGGGAGCACGATCTCCGGCTCCGGCGCCTCGACCTTGGCGCGCCGCCCCCCCGCGATCGATTTCAGCCGGCCGATGACCCCGCTCTTCGCGGGCGACGGCGCGTCCCCTGCGAAGGCACGACGGACCTCGGTGGCCGAGAAGAACGACCCATAGTCCTTCGCGTAATCGCGCGAGAGGTAGAACAGGAGCAGGTTGTTGACCCCGCTGAGCAGCGTGACCTTCTCGAGCGCCCCCAGCGACCGCGCGTGGAACAGGAAGAGCATGAGCTCCTGCGTCGAGCTGAAGGCCCGCCCGCCGAAGTTCAACCAGCGCGCGGGCCCCCGCTGGCTCAGCAGCGAAGGGAGCGTCGCCGCATCCCCCGTCGCACCGACCCCGAACACCGTGGAGCCCCCCACGAGCGCCCGCACCCGCTCACCGGGCTCGCGCTCGAACTCCGAGAACGTCCGCCCATCCTTCCCCACCACGAAGCGAAACCCGCGCGAGTCCGTGTTCACGACGGGCGAGCGGTGGTTGGGCCTGTGAAAATAGTTGAGGTACGGGACCCACACCCGGCCGGCGCGGTCGTACTCCTTCATCTGAGGCGTGAGCTCGTCCCTCGTCTCCAGCGTCGTCGAGGCCATCCTCCCTGGTCTCTATCACGACCCCGCGGGCCGCACGTACTCCGGGTGCGTCTCGTCGAACCAGTGGCGCTCGTAATGCCCTCTCGGCCAGCGCTTCTGCACCGACAGCGGGTGCTCGAAGTTGCCGTGCCGCACCTGCGCCGTCCAGCGCGCCTCCCCCGTGAGGTTCAGCTGGCTCCGGTGCAAGAGCAGCGTGCTGAAGACGAGCACATCGCCGAACTTCATCGGCAGCGAGACCTGAGGGAACCGCTCGACGACCGAAGGATCCGCGATCTGAAGCCCCCGGATGCCGTGCGTGCTCCCCTCGGGGGGCAGAATCATCTTCACGGGCACGACCCCGAGCTCGTGCGACCCCGGGGCCACCTTCAGGCAACCATTCTGCTCGTCCACGTCCTGGAGCGGGATCCAGTGGACCACCGCGTCCATCGAGTCCTGCGCATAGGGGTAGTCCTGGTGCCACGGCAGAAGGAAATGCTCTCGTTCCGCGTAATCGACGCGGATCGGCTTGTAGGGGTTCGACATCACCAGCTCCGTGCCCATCAAGCGACGCGACACGGAGAGCAGCCTGGGGTTCACCGACAGCTCGTGCACCGTCGTCAGCCGACGAGCCGCCTGGATGACCGCATCCGCTGCGGCCGGCGCCTCCTCGTGCAGCGCGTGGAAACCCTCGTCGAAGCGCGTCCGTGGGCTGGGCAGCGAGAACCCATCCACCTCCCGCGCGGCGAGCGCGATGAGCCGACCCAGCTCCTCGTGAATCGGCGTCAGATCCGCCGCATCGAAGAGGCGCGCCGCGACGAAGCCACCGAACGTGGCGTAGAGATGCCGCGCCTTCGCGAGGGCGGCCTCCAGATCTCCGCTGAAGTCGACGTGTAGATCGGTCGCGGTGAGGTGCACGGGGTCACGCTCGCGGGTCAGGCGTCACTCGACTCCGCGATGCGGAGCTCTGCCCCCTTGGCGATGAAATCCATGTGCGGGATCTCTTTCCCCATCCCCACGCCGACATGGATGCCGTGCGATCCCTCGTTCATGACGGAGTTGATCGTCCAGTCCTGGGCGAGCGGATACTCCACGCACCCCATGGCGAACTCCGTCGACGAGCCCTCGCGCTCCTTGCCGACGATCAGCTCGCGGAGCGTGGCGGTCATGTCCACGCCACCCAGCTCCATGCGCACGATCTGGTTGTCGACGAACGAGACGACGTTCCTCCCGCGGGTCGACATGCGCATCAGTTCGTCCATCGTCGCGCTGGCGCGCTCCTTGAGATCAGGCCGGTTGCACAGGTAGATGAGCCCGGTGAAGCAGAGATCCCCGTTCAGCGTGTAGCTCGACCGATCCGCTTCGAGGTTGATCACCGAGGTCTCGAAGAACTCCGCGACCGAGTAGAGCCAGCCCTTCTGCATCTCGACATCGTTGTTCGCGATCTCGATCTCGTTACCGAAATCGCAGGTGAGCACCGCTCCAGGCGTCACCACCTCCATGCGGTTCGTGGAGGCGACCGAATCGTAATAGTCGCCCCGGCGCTTCAGCGTTTCGGCAAAGTCCATGGAGAGGAGCTGATCGAGCGAATACTCGACGCTCTTCGGCGAGGTATCGAACTTCGCGAGCGACAGGTGCGACGAGATCCCCTTCGCCGTCTCCCAGGCCTGCATCAACTTGCCGTGATAATCGAGCCGGGTGACGAGCACGAATGCGGGGGGATGGTCTTCCCTGGCGAGATCGAAATCATCGAACGGGATGACCGAGAAGCCGCGCCGGGTCACCATGTCCGAGAGCTGCAAATCATCGAGAACGAAGGCGAGCTCGCGGTTCTTCAGTCGCTCGAAATACTCCAAGACGTCCATCGTCCGGCTTCTCCGCGACGCCTGAGTGACCGCAACGCTGGCCTCGGCGCCGAAGTGGCTCACACAGGATACCCAGTAGAGAGAGGCTCAAACAACGAAGGGGGCAGTACGCACCAGGCCGAAGCTCGGCGCGTACGCCCTCTTCGTCACAACATCACCAGTAGATGTTGCCCTTCTTGCTGCGGTCGCCGGCCGAGATCTGCTTGATGGTCTTCTTCATGGTCATTCTCCTTGGGTTATTCGCCCCAATGAATGCCCTTGATGCGTGGACACGAAAGCGTCCCGCATTTCCGGACGTCATTCGGACCACGGCAC is part of the Chondromyces crocatus genome and encodes:
- a CDS encoding TetR/AcrR family transcriptional regulator, giving the protein MSSKVRDRMVHGAADMMRRRGVNAMSVRDLAVHTGAPLGSTYHYFPGGKQQLAEEAVRFSGRSIHRLLERALEAGPVEGARAFLTLWREVVVSNDFRAGCPVLAVTIEEPPPGEASSPALIAADEVFRDWESLLVASLTQHGVDPARASTLATLIVAATEGTVAMCRARQSIEPLDAVTRELLALLEAAVG
- a CDS encoding class I SAM-dependent methyltransferase, with the translated sequence MYHLFNELAHSYDLHTPPENFQHDHAFVLEEARSLGTPCRLLDVGCGTGALLEKARNAGILATGIDASPKMVELAQARVGQEAVTLRRMEEIDEEGAYDLVVSLCWTIHYSAGRAGLLDVLKRIHRALRPGGRGIIQIAHAAHAPKRTLESRIPGPNGEPDDVVMLFRFRPAPTEEPSMHAEYVYACKSLNELLYENHLLSMTDAHAFAACAREAGFAQVTVYDSSKRAPFSAAPNPLVCVEKAHDVGR
- a CDS encoding ATP-binding cassette domain-containing protein, which gives rise to MIPALRILDRKERRQAVRFAVCLTASSVLMTGVLTLVAQALGATPGSESHRTLVITFVIAIVAIYTLLRVGAGGLMAQLQHALASLRVRVTRQIVSAELRAVEEAGEASAAHTQQVEQVSIFFGQGVAFLQMATMLVPGLLYVMLTSLSSAVAVAVTGVLTLPMLAAEFAKSRAATRQMSNDRASFNALLGQMLEGFKQIKLDERTGNAVLADLKERSQRVTEGRLRLDAAMGREVLGSSGFIHLVTALILFVIPSNSTPDPASLFSVALMLYMMVGPVIFFASQTHVLTSANLAYERLVELGGKLRPDPALEAERTEAEGMGAEGTGAEDAEAEHAEAIRAAAARAAAEQVDATPMAFERITLHGVSFTYGKAKEPSFTVGPIDLELRRGEIVFITGGNGSGKTTLMKTLCGLYPPGTGSIQVDERRIGAHDLERYRALFTAIFSDQHLFPKPYGIRAEPDRVRALLKRFGLEHVTRFEDGRFTKLALSSGQAKRLSMVIALLEDRPIFLLDEWAAHQDPELRRYYYTELLPELRAQGKSILAVSHDDQFFGVADRQIALENGQIRAVADGEGLPAGADTPSG
- a CDS encoding cyclic peptide export ABC transporter; this encodes MAEHQPGSLSDNVASLWSLVRSGPGEGRRQVAIDLAIAAISDVIVLYSINEVIRVYRDGGFPTREMFLFGVAASASIISFARVLRVVSQSYNRVLSRMTLQILDKTRHVDLAQFEALGGASILARLTTDVDRVLGAGALLMGVLKSAGLVILAFLYFMMRSVEAAVFGFGALALLTAMTVHKGATLRKGFQRAEVVKAELLAIGAGLVRGIKQVKVHRGRREAILADVREHATKLSSEQAETFRRYYAEDALGFAFFFSLQAFIVIGFPILFSTDATTTGELVMTVWYISGAMGMVFKNQPELAAASAALARVRALESQLDASGATPATAATAATAAEPAIDDHLVEGFTSLGVHGLTYRYRTPGEVGAPRRGFQVGPLEATIPRGDIVFVTGNNGSGKSTFLKLLTGLYAPDAGTLSCDGHTLPRVAPEAYRNLFGVILSDFVVFERLYGMEDVDPARVTALLEEMEIAHKVSFAAGRFSTVELSTGQRKRLAMVVALLQDRPILVLDEWAADQDPAFRATFYRKLLPALKRKGKTVIAVTHDEQYFSVADRRLAFRDGKLVSEA
- a CDS encoding phytanoyl-CoA dioxygenase family protein, with product MHLTATDLHVDFSGDLEAALAKARHLYATFGGFVAARLFDAADLTPIHEELGRLIALAAREVDGFSLPSPRTRFDEGFHALHEEAPAAADAVIQAARRLTTVHELSVNPRLLSVSRRLMGTELVMSNPYKPIRVDYAEREHFLLPWHQDYPYAQDSMDAVVHWIPLQDVDEQNGCLKVAPGSHELGVVPVKMILPPEGSTHGIRGLQIADPSVVERFPQVSLPMKFGDVLVFSTLLLHRSQLNLTGEARWTAQVRHGNFEHPLSVQKRWPRGHYERHWFDETHPEYVRPAGS
- a CDS encoding crocagin A family RiPP precursor yields the protein MTSGNAGRFRVHASRAFIGANNPRRMTMKKTIKQISAGDRSKKGNIYW